One Danio aesculapii chromosome 22, fDanAes4.1, whole genome shotgun sequence genomic window carries:
- the dbt gene encoding LOW QUALITY PROTEIN: lipoamide acyltransferase component of branched-chain alpha-keto acid dehydrogenase complex, mitochondrial (The sequence of the model RefSeq protein was modified relative to this genomic sequence to represent the inferred CDS: inserted 2 bases in 1 codon; deleted 2 bases in 2 codons) → MAAVITVRAPFVFMRRLVSARLHRNCCSKLPATCLVLRPHSYSLIAGRQHRYLHTSYVAARPILQFKLSDIGEGIMEVTVKEWYVKEGDKVSQFDSICEVQSDKASVTITSRYDGVIRKLYYDVDSIALVGKPLVDIETDAGRAEGPQEDVVETPAVSQEEHTHQEIKGHKTQATPAVRRLAMETMYIKLSEVVGTGKDGRILKEDILNFIAKQTGAILPPAPFQEIRPPPPAAAAPLTPSAKAIPPSVPIPVIPKPVFTGKDHTEPIKGFQKAMVKTMSAALKIPHFGYKDEVDLSQLVRLRSELKGLTESRGVKLSYMPFFIKAASLALLHFPILNSSLMKTXHNITYKAAHNIGLAMDTSQGLLVPNVKNIQMLSVFEIAVELNRLQILGASGQLGTSDLTGGTFTLSNIGSIGGTYAKPVILPPEVAIGALGKIQVFTSVFNHKDEVVKAHIMNVSWSADHPNHRRSTMCRFSNLWRSYWRTLPPWVLDLK, encoded by the exons ATGGCGGCGGTCATTACTGTGCGGGCTCCATTCGTGTTTATGAGACGCCTG GTCTCTGCACGCCTGCACAGAAACTGCTGCTCGAAACTGCCAGCCACTTGTCTTGTACTCAGACCTCACTCATATTCCCTTATTGCTGGACGGCAGCATCGCTATCTTCACACTAGCTATG tcgcAGCACGACCAATTTTACAATTCAAGCTCTCCGACATTGGGGAAGGAATTATGGAGGTGACGGTTAAAGAATG GTATGTGAAAGAAGGCGATAAAGTCTCTCAGTTCGACAGTATCTGTGAAGTGCAGAGTGACAAAGCCTCCGTCACCATCACCAGCCGCTATGATGGAGTAATCCGCAAACTCTACTATGATGTTGATTCCATTGCCCTCGTCGGTAAACCTCTTGTGGACATCGAAACGGACGCCGGTCGGG CTGAAGGTCCTCAGGAGGACGTGGTGGAGACGCCTGCAGTGTCTCAGGAAGAGCACACGCACCAGGAGATCAAAGGACACAAGACTCAGGCCACTCCTGCTGTCAGACGACTAGCCATGGAAACAATGTAC ATCAAACTAAGTGAAGTTGTCGGCACTGGAAAAGATGGACGCATTCTCAAAGAGGATATCCTGAACTTCATCGCCAAACAAACTGGGGCCATTTTACCTCCAGCTCCCTTCCAGGAGATTCGTCCTCCACCTCCTGCAGCCGCAGCACCTTTAACTCCATCTGCGAAAGCGATTCCACCGAGTGTACCTATTCCTGTGATCCCTAAACCTGTGTTTACGGGCAAAGACCACACTGAACCCATTAAAG GCTTTCAGAAGGCGATGGTTAAGACTATGTCAGCAGCACTGAAGATCCCTCACTTTGGCTATAAAGATGAAGTAGATCTGAGCCAGTTGGTCCGGTTGCGCTCTGAACTC AAAGGTCTGACTGAATCACGAGGAGTGAAGCTCAGTTACATGCCCTTCTTCATCAAG GCAGCATCTCTCGCCCTCCTCCATTTTCCCATTCTCAACTCATCTTTGATGAAAAC GCACAATATCACCTATAAG GCTGCTCATAATATCGGACTGGCGATGGACACGAGCCAAGGTCTTCTGGTTCCCAATGTAAAGAACATACAGATGCTTAGTGTATTCGAGATCGCAGTGGAGCTCAACCGCCTTCAGATATTGGGAGCATCGGGACAGTTGGGGACCTCTGACCTCACG GGGGGAACATTCACACTCTCAAACATTGGATCA ATTGGAGGAACCTATGCAAAGCCGGTCATATTGCCACCTGAGGTTGCTATTGGTGCTCTTGGGAAAATTCAG GTCTTTACCTCGGTTTTTAACCACAAGGACGAGGTCGTGAAAGCACACATCATGAACGTCAGCTGGTCTGCAGACCACCCGAATCATCGACGGAGCACCATGTGTCGCTTCTCCAACCTGTGGAGATCATACTGGAGAACCCTGCCTCCATGGGTCCTGGATCTCAAATAG
- the LOC130216506 gene encoding dynein light chain Tctex-type 5, with product MKTFKEDPQRKSSTSSLNPIQKKIKEPLKKEPRSQKLPEDKAEQFTYQSVPERLFSRDRAYEVIKRIVDERLEAVEYSCACAVITKDLSDCIKAAVKKLMYDRYKLVCYVTIGQLKDSMVNCGSRAIWCPTSDTFTEYIYKNRSLFAVCILFAVYKE from the coding sequence ATGAAAACATTCAAGGAAGACCCTCAAAGAAAGAGCAGCACCTCATCATTGAACCCCatccaaaagaaaataaaagaaccGCTTAAGAAGGAACCAAGAAGCCAAAAGCTACCAGAAGACAAAGCCGAACAGTTCACCTACCAGTCCGTCCCAGAAAGACTCTTCTCCAGGGACCGAGCGTATGAAGTAATAAAACGCATTGTCGACGAAAGACTGGAGGCGGTTGAGTACAGCTGCGCATGCGCGGTTATCACTAAAGATCTCTCCGACTGTATTAAAGCGGCAGTAAAGAAGTTAATGTATGATCGATATAAACTGGTTTGTTATGTGACCATCGGGCAACTGAAGGATTCGATGGTGAACTGCGGCAGTAGAGCCATCTGGTGTCCCACTTCAGACACTTTTactgaatatatttataaaaacagaTCTTTATTTGCTGTCTGCATCTTGTTTGCGGTGTATAAAGAGTAG
- the lrrc39 gene encoding LOW QUALITY PROTEIN: leucine-rich repeat-containing protein 39 (The sequence of the model RefSeq protein was modified relative to this genomic sequence to represent the inferred CDS: inserted 2 bases in 2 codons; deleted 1 base in 1 codon), with protein MRVHNVSVRRYLRFRIIMTGVTVCCGTVNSIKALWGNQIKKTXDDLKKEKEQKDRRAVGRLTGAWEDRIILAKLKAKVVTXEGRVILRIEKEEVEGKLFPPALVQLSQIQEWQLHRIGLQRIPRFISSFQSLIVLDLSRNSVTEIPKEIGKLTRLRELLLSYNRVSYVPEELGCCENLEKLELAMNRDLEELPTQLSNLKKLSHLDLSMNQFTTIPDCVVNLPSLEWLDMGSNILETLPDDIHRMEKLHTLWLPRNELEYLPDNISRMKSLDTLVLSKNKLRDIPPLMEGMSNLRFVNFRDNPLTYDVTLPDLNEDVDEEVNDREMFGREFMTFYIQEARKRGYAILNMYCVQSC; from the exons ATGAGAGTG CACAATGTGAGTGTGAGGAGATATTTGCGGTTCCGTATCATCATGACGGGGGTCACGGTGTGCTGCGGGACGGTGAACTCCATCAAGGCTCTGTGGGGAAACCAGATAAAGAAAA AAGATGACCTGAAGAAAGAGAAGGAGCAAAAAGACAGAAGAGCAGTGGGTAG GTTGACAGGTGCCTGGGAGGATCGAATCATTCTGGCCAAGCTAAAGGCAAAAGTTGTGA GAGAAGGACGTGTTATCCTGCGGATTGAAAAAGAGGAGGTGGAAGGTAA ACTCTTTCCTCCAGCTCTGGTCCAACTCTCCCAGATTCAAGAATGGCAGTTACACCGAATTGGACTTCAAAGAATCCCCCGGTTTATCTCAAGCTTTCAGAGCCTAATAGTCTTGGACTTGTCTCGTAATTCAGTCACAGAGATTCCCAAAGAGATCG GTAAACTAACTCGGTTAAGAGAACTGTTGTTGAGCTATAACAGAGTGAGCTACGTACCTGAAGAGCTTGGTTGTTGTGAAAATCTGGAG AAACTGGAACTTGCAATGAATCGAGATCTGGAAGAGTTGCCTACTCAG CTTAGCAATCTAAAGAAGCTGTCTCACTTGGACCTCTCCATGAACCAGTTCACCACCATTCCAGATTGTGTGGTCAACCTTCCTTCTCTAGAGTGGCTTGACATGGGCAGCAACATACTGGAGACTTTGCCAGATGATATTCACAG AATGGAGAAACTTCACACACTGTGGCTCCCAAGAAATGAACTTGAGTACCTACCCGACAATATCAGTCGCATGAAAAGTCTGGACACGCTAGTTTTGAGCAAAAATAAACTACGAGACATTCCTCCGCTTATGGAGGGCATGAGCAACCTCAG GTTTGTAAACTTTCGAGATAACCCTTTGACGTATGATGTGACGCTGCCTGATTTAAATGAGGATGTAGATGAGGAAGTGAACGACAGGGAGATGTTTGGTCGTGAGTTCATGACCTTCTACATTCAGGAGGCCCGGAAAAGAGGTTATGCCATACTCAATATGTACTGTGTGCAAAGCTGctag
- the trmt13 gene encoding LOW QUALITY PROTEIN: tRNA:m(4)X modification enzyme TRM13 homolog (The sequence of the model RefSeq protein was modified relative to this genomic sequence to represent the inferred CDS: inserted 4 bases in 4 codons) codes for MEGSTADGVSAPLPGRCAFYVVKKKRYCKMIVGSGKTFCGEHANASDESERKRIPCPLDPKHTVFEDNLTKHLKKCNSKEKPKPIYYVKDINAGCASEDETVKEISIADRTKEELDELMXKLKNALQGLNTKLIENTLSHSALHESLNDPKNGDSAFKHLKQQASILGNMEALELLSPNRCYIEFGAGKGKLSHWIHVALKSAENVXFLLVERSSTRFKVDGKHKXADSTFDRLQVDIQHLDLRKVPLLREKGLPVIGVGKHLCGAATDLALRCLFEYNCTSKDDEPPIKRVKLNQAEGAGGEDMKPVPLTEGRETDKEIVVSGLAIALCCXHRCDWRHYVGKEFFRERGLGPEEFAAFQRMSSWATCGMRKATETTSEQQRDEEEEHEMSDEAVPDTLNGFMSVEDREQIGRLCKRLIDHGRVHYLQQKGFKTSMKYYTSRDVSLENVLLTAIPPKSLI; via the exons ATGGAGGGCTCCACAGCTGACGGCGTGTCGGCGCCTTTACCTGGACGATGTGCTTTTTATGTAGTAAAAAAGAAACGATACTGCAAGATGATAGTTGGGAGTGGGAAAACCTTCTGCGGAGAGCATGCAAATGCT agTGATGAGAGCGAGAGAAAACGGATACCCTGTCCTTTGGACCCCAAACA CACTGTATTTGAAGATAATTTGACTAAACACCTGAAGAAATGTAACTCCAAGGAGAAACCAAAACCT ATTTATTACGTAAAGGATATCAATGCTGGGTGTGCAAGTGAAGATGAAACCGTTAAAGAG ATATCCATTGCTGATCGAACCAAAGAGGAACTGGATGAGTTGA TGAAACTCAAAAATGCATTGCAAG GACTAAATACCAAGCTCATTGAAAACACACTTTCACATTCTGCTCTACACGAGTCTCTAAATGATCCTAAGAATGGAGACTCTGCCTTTAAACACCTCAAACAACAG GCTTCTATCCTTGGAAACATGGAGGCTTTGGAACTGCTCAGCCCAAACAGATGCTACATAGAGTTTGGTGCTGGGAAAGGAAAACTGTCCCACTGGATTCACGTCGCTCTTAAATCAgctgaaaatg aatttttacTTGTGGAAAGGTCCAGTACTCGCTTTAAG GTAGACGGCAAGCACA ATGCAGACTCCACTTTTGACAGGCTTCAAGTGGATATTCAGCACCTAGATCTGC GGAAAGTTCCTCTTCTGAGAGAAAAAGGACTTCCCGTTATTGGTGTTGGGAAGCACCTCTGTGGTGCAGCCACTG ATCTGGCTCTTCGGTGTTTATTTGAGTACAACTGCACCAGCAAAGACGATGAACCTCCAATCAAGCGTGTAAAACTTAATCAGGCAGAGGGTGCTGGTGGTGAAGATATGAAGCCTGTTCCATTAACTGAAGGCAGGGAAACAGATAAAGAGATTGTAGTGTCAGGACTGGCCATTGCGTTGTGCT CACATCGGTGCGACTGGAGACATTATGTGGGAAAAGAGTTCTTTAGGGAACGAGGACTTGGACCTGAAGAGTTTGCAGCCTTTCAGCGCATGTCGAGCTGGGCCACTTGTGGCATGAGAAAAGCAACAGAAACAACAAGTGAACAGCAAAGAGACGAAGAGGAAGAACATGAGATGAGCGATGAAGCTGTACCAGATACCCTCAATGG ATTTATGTCAGTTGAAGATCGGGAACAGATCGGACGGCTTTGTAAACGTCTAATTGATCATGGCCGAGTGCATTACCTCCAGCAGAAAGGCTTTAAAACAAGCATGAAATACTACACCAGCAGAGACGTATCATTGGAGAATGTGTTACTAACGGCAATTCCCCCAAAAAGTCTAATCTAA